The following coding sequences lie in one Changpingibacter yushuensis genomic window:
- the uvrB gene encoding excinuclease ABC subunit UvrB, translating to MRPVTAVSRLDAPFEVISEYTPAGDQPQAIKELTERINAGEKDIVLLGATGTGKSATTAWLIEQIQRPTLIIEPNKTLAAQMAAEFRQLMPNNAVEYFVSYYDYYQPEAYVPQTDTFIEKDSSINDEVERLRHSATNSLITRRDTVVVASVSCIYGLGTPQEYVDRMVQLQVGMNLDRDELLRTFVGMQYTRNDIAFTRGTFRVRGDTVEIIPVYEELAIRVEFFGDEVDSLSLLHPLTGTVVRAVHTAHVFPASHYVAGPERMERAISSIEAELQGRLTDLRQQNKLLEAQRLEMRTTYDLEMMRNIGTCSGIENYSRHIDGRGPGTAPNTLLDYFPEDFVLILDESHVTVPQVGAMFEGDMSRKRTLVEYGFRLPSAMDNRPLKFAEFLDRIGQTVYLSATPGKYELEQSDGVVEQIIRPTGLVDPEILVKPTEGQIDDLLEQVRERAERDERVLVTTLTKKMAEDLTDYLADRGVKVEYLHSDVDTLRRVELLRELRLGKFDVLVGINLLREGLDLPEVSLVAILDADKQGFLRSTTSLIQTIGRAARNVSGQVHMYADSITPNMKEAIEETNRRRAKQIAYNEERGIDPQPLRKKIADVTDMLAREDVDTQQLLEGGYRQEPPHAKGKAPAAEAARAEGARNLVQLIDDLTAQMHVAAEQLQFELAARYRDEIKDLKSELWHSQQAQK from the coding sequence ATGCGCCCAGTCACTGCCGTTTCCCGTCTCGATGCCCCTTTTGAGGTCATCTCAGAGTACACGCCTGCCGGCGATCAGCCGCAGGCGATCAAAGAGTTGACTGAACGTATCAACGCGGGCGAAAAAGACATCGTGCTGCTAGGTGCCACAGGCACTGGCAAGTCTGCAACCACCGCTTGGCTTATCGAACAAATTCAGCGGCCAACGCTCATCATCGAGCCGAACAAGACTCTTGCCGCTCAGATGGCGGCAGAATTCCGCCAGCTCATGCCAAACAATGCTGTCGAATACTTCGTTTCCTATTACGACTACTACCAACCTGAAGCGTACGTGCCTCAAACAGACACATTCATTGAGAAGGACTCATCCATCAATGATGAGGTGGAACGCTTGCGGCACTCGGCAACCAATTCCCTGATCACCCGCCGTGACACCGTGGTAGTGGCGTCCGTCTCCTGTATTTACGGACTTGGCACTCCACAGGAGTACGTGGATCGGATGGTGCAGCTACAGGTTGGGATGAATCTGGACAGGGATGAGCTCCTACGAACCTTCGTAGGTATGCAATACACGCGCAATGACATCGCTTTCACTCGAGGTACCTTCCGCGTGCGTGGCGATACGGTAGAGATCATTCCTGTGTATGAGGAACTCGCTATTCGAGTTGAATTCTTTGGTGATGAAGTCGATTCGCTCAGTTTGCTTCATCCATTGACAGGCACAGTAGTGCGAGCTGTCCACACTGCTCATGTGTTCCCTGCTTCCCACTATGTTGCGGGGCCCGAACGAATGGAGCGGGCCATCAGCTCCATTGAGGCGGAACTGCAGGGGCGGCTAACTGATCTTCGTCAGCAGAACAAACTACTTGAAGCGCAGCGCCTCGAGATGCGTACCACCTATGACCTTGAGATGATGCGTAACATCGGCACGTGCTCGGGGATTGAAAACTACTCGCGGCACATCGATGGCCGCGGCCCGGGTACTGCGCCGAACACTCTTCTTGACTACTTCCCCGAGGATTTCGTGCTGATTCTTGACGAATCCCACGTGACGGTTCCCCAGGTTGGAGCAATGTTTGAAGGAGACATGTCGCGCAAACGCACTCTGGTGGAGTATGGATTCCGGTTACCCTCAGCCATGGATAACCGTCCGCTCAAGTTCGCTGAGTTCCTTGATCGCATCGGCCAAACCGTTTACCTATCTGCTACGCCAGGTAAGTATGAGCTGGAACAGTCAGACGGTGTGGTCGAACAGATCATTCGCCCAACCGGGCTTGTGGATCCTGAGATCCTCGTTAAACCCACTGAAGGCCAGATCGATGATCTGCTAGAACAGGTTCGTGAACGTGCTGAAAGGGATGAACGCGTCCTCGTGACCACCCTGACCAAGAAGATGGCGGAGGATCTGACCGATTATCTTGCCGATCGTGGCGTCAAGGTTGAATACCTACATTCCGATGTGGATACCCTGCGCCGAGTCGAATTGTTGCGGGAATTGCGTTTAGGCAAGTTCGATGTGCTTGTTGGCATCAACCTGCTGCGTGAGGGCCTCGACCTTCCGGAAGTGTCACTCGTTGCAATTCTCGATGCTGACAAACAGGGATTCCTCCGATCCACCACATCCTTGATCCAGACGATCGGTCGAGCCGCCAGGAACGTCTCCGGACAAGTCCACATGTATGCGGACTCCATCACTCCCAACATGAAAGAAGCGATCGAGGAGACCAACCGCCGGCGGGCCAAGCAGATTGCGTACAACGAAGAGCGGGGCATTGACCCTCAACCTCTGCGAAAGAAGATCGCTGACGTCACGGACATGTTGGCGCGGGAGGATGTTGATACTCAGCAACTCCTTGAAGGTGGTTACCGTCAAGAACCACCGCATGCTAAGGGCAAGGCACCCGCTGCCGAAGCCGCGCGTGCCGAAGGCGCACGTAATCTGGTCCAGCTCATTGATGACCTCACGGCCCAGATGCATGTTGCCGCCGAACAGCTTCAGTTTGAACTCGCCGCGCGGTATCGCGATGAGATCAAGGATCTCAAGAGCGAGCTTTGGCACTCCCAACAGGCCCAGAAGTGA
- a CDS encoding bile acid:sodium symporter family protein, with the protein MRWRPDPFVLGILLPLVLGLTLPLNAESQRVFSTIADVCVAAVFLVYGMRLHTHDVVEGLKNVKLQGLVLFATYVAFPIVGFAFGRALTPWLGSGFATGFLYLSLLPSTIQSSVTFVSIARGNVAAAVCSATISNILGMFLTPALVLMLLNVDGASTDSLLAVVQKLLLPFIIGQLVQPWVGSWWRAHSTLVKRVDNTSILLIVFSAVLEATAAGAWRGVTVWTILLLLALSALMLGIMLSLTWWVGKRAGLNRRDNIVLLMCGSKKSLASGLPMAKALFPSAVVGSIIVPVVIFHQLQIVVCAALAQRLALTNDDVN; encoded by the coding sequence ATGAGGTGGAGGCCGGATCCGTTCGTTCTGGGGATCCTCCTCCCACTGGTCCTCGGCCTAACGCTTCCTCTTAACGCGGAATCCCAACGCGTCTTCTCAACTATCGCTGATGTTTGCGTTGCTGCCGTGTTCCTCGTGTATGGCATGAGGTTGCACACTCACGATGTGGTGGAAGGTCTGAAGAACGTTAAGCTACAGGGCCTCGTACTCTTTGCCACGTATGTGGCGTTTCCAATCGTGGGGTTTGCATTTGGGCGTGCGCTTACGCCGTGGTTGGGCAGTGGCTTCGCCACAGGTTTCCTTTACTTGTCCTTATTGCCTTCGACCATTCAATCGTCAGTCACTTTTGTGTCGATCGCCCGCGGTAACGTTGCCGCGGCAGTATGCTCAGCAACCATCTCGAATATCCTCGGAATGTTCCTGACACCAGCACTTGTACTGATGCTCCTCAATGTGGACGGCGCTAGCACAGACAGTTTGCTCGCGGTTGTCCAAAAACTGCTACTCCCGTTCATCATTGGGCAGCTCGTTCAGCCGTGGGTCGGCTCCTGGTGGCGCGCTCACAGCACGTTGGTGAAGAGAGTCGACAACACATCAATCCTTCTCATCGTGTTCTCCGCAGTGCTCGAGGCAACTGCCGCTGGCGCGTGGAGAGGTGTGACAGTCTGGACGATCTTGCTGCTACTTGCTTTGAGCGCCCTCATGCTGGGAATCATGCTCAGCCTGACATGGTGGGTTGGCAAACGGGCCGGTTTGAACCGACGCGACAACATCGTGCTGCTGATGTGTGGGTCCAAGAAGTCACTCGCCTCGGGCCTACCTATGGCAAAGGCACTGTTCCCTTCAGCCGTGGTTGGATCGATCATCGTGCCAGTGGTGATCTTCCACCAGCTGCAGATCGTGGTGTGCGCTGCCCTAGCGCAACGCCTTGCCCTCACCAACGATGACGTGAACTAG
- a CDS encoding YciI family protein, with product MAIIAVQYEYDATKLDALAAHRPAHRAHLKELHEAGILLASGPLGSNGALIVVVAEDPEAALTVLGNDPLLGAGVIESRLARTWNPVIGPWK from the coding sequence ATGGCCATTATTGCAGTTCAGTATGAATACGACGCCACGAAGCTTGATGCTCTTGCAGCGCATCGTCCAGCACATCGCGCGCACCTCAAGGAGCTTCATGAAGCGGGGATCTTGCTTGCGTCCGGCCCCTTAGGCTCCAACGGGGCGCTTATCGTCGTCGTCGCCGAAGATCCGGAAGCAGCCTTGACCGTGCTGGGCAATGATCCTCTGCTCGGTGCCGGAGTTATCGAAAGCCGTCTAGCTCGCACGTGGAACCCGGTCATCGGCCCCTGGAAATGA
- the ftsH gene encoding ATP-dependent zinc metalloprotease FtsH: protein MPETDSRSAANDSRSATNPYSPKQDSNPSWRAEGVPGQDGNGRHQDQPKKRSWARTIIAILVAWAACFMLFSWMENSLNPVVTLPYNVFYDQLEADNIKTVSPTGDSIEGEFRKSFTYDDVTSTQFTTERPTWADDSMASLLTSNNVVITAVSPIASSNPLLTLLLSFLPIILIFGFWYWMMKRQMSSTSSMFGSRKHEPVDPANNRVTFDDVAGIDEVEDQLREVVDMLKNPGKYTRLGAKIPRGILLEGGPGTGKTLLARATAGEANVPFFSISAAEIGGILAGKGASDVRSLFEAARKVAPAIIFIDEIDAIGRSRASVNSIGSNEDREQTLNQILTEMDGFSASEGIIVIAATNLAEVLDAALTRAGRFDRTITVAPPDQKGREAILKVHSRGRPLGPDVSLSGLAKSTPGLTGAELANLVNEASLLGARRGAATIAMSDFTNALETIQLGVQRAVIMDPAERERTAWHEAGHALLGMIQPGADPVRKISIIPRGRALGVTLSTPEADKYGYDKTYLRGRIIGALGGMAAEEEVLGVVTTGAESDLQTATAIARQMFGRWGMSDRIGPVQVYPREGDPRSQGVSDQLLSAVDEEVRDLLTDCYAEARRLLREHHEQHKALVDALLEHETLDETDAYRIVGIEREPEPESILAGSTISRNAVQTGEAQDLSHEPQVPGQPDGYQPYPRQGGYPQQGSQQPQYPQAPQQGGFAPYPQQGGYPQQGSQQPQYPQAPQQGGFAPYPQQGGYPAYPQPSGYPPHPQQGNYPQQGGQPGYPPYPQQNFPTGDDQQNPGNRRQ from the coding sequence ATGCCAGAAACCGATTCTAGGTCGGCCGCCAACGATTCGAGGTCGGCCACCAACCCCTACTCGCCCAAGCAGGACTCCAATCCGTCGTGGCGCGCCGAGGGTGTACCGGGCCAGGACGGCAATGGGCGCCACCAAGACCAGCCAAAGAAGCGCAGTTGGGCTCGAACCATCATCGCGATTCTTGTCGCTTGGGCTGCTTGCTTCATGCTGTTCTCGTGGATGGAAAACTCTCTCAATCCCGTCGTTACGTTGCCCTACAACGTGTTCTATGACCAGCTCGAAGCAGACAACATCAAGACGGTTTCGCCAACTGGGGACTCAATTGAAGGCGAGTTCCGCAAGTCGTTCACATACGACGACGTGACCTCCACCCAGTTCACCACAGAGCGTCCGACCTGGGCCGACGATTCCATGGCCTCGCTCCTCACGTCAAACAACGTGGTGATCACCGCTGTCTCACCCATAGCCTCCTCCAATCCGCTCCTCACACTTCTGCTTTCGTTCTTGCCCATCATTCTCATCTTTGGTTTCTGGTATTGGATGATGAAGCGCCAGATGAGCAGCACGTCTTCGATGTTCGGCAGCCGGAAGCACGAACCTGTAGATCCAGCGAATAATCGCGTTACGTTCGACGACGTCGCCGGTATTGACGAGGTTGAGGACCAGCTGCGCGAAGTCGTCGACATGCTGAAGAATCCCGGCAAGTACACGAGACTCGGTGCCAAGATCCCTCGCGGCATCTTGCTTGAGGGTGGTCCGGGTACCGGCAAGACTCTGCTTGCCCGCGCTACCGCTGGCGAAGCCAACGTCCCATTCTTCTCGATTTCGGCAGCAGAGATCGGCGGCATTTTGGCCGGAAAGGGAGCCTCTGATGTTCGCAGCCTCTTTGAAGCCGCCCGCAAGGTTGCTCCAGCCATCATCTTCATTGACGAAATCGATGCGATTGGCCGCTCCCGCGCTTCCGTCAACTCAATCGGATCCAATGAGGATCGTGAACAGACACTCAACCAGATTCTGACGGAGATGGATGGATTCTCCGCGTCTGAGGGCATCATCGTGATTGCTGCGACAAACCTTGCTGAGGTGCTCGACGCCGCACTCACCCGCGCTGGAAGGTTTGACCGCACCATTACCGTGGCTCCACCCGATCAGAAGGGGCGCGAGGCCATCTTGAAAGTTCATTCCCGCGGACGGCCGTTGGGTCCAGATGTTTCATTGAGCGGACTAGCAAAGTCCACTCCAGGGCTCACCGGGGCCGAACTCGCGAATCTGGTAAATGAGGCATCACTCCTTGGAGCACGTCGGGGTGCGGCAACCATTGCAATGTCGGACTTCACCAACGCCCTCGAAACCATTCAGTTGGGCGTGCAGCGTGCTGTGATCATGGATCCTGCCGAACGTGAGCGCACCGCATGGCACGAAGCAGGCCACGCACTACTTGGAATGATCCAGCCCGGAGCTGACCCCGTCCGCAAGATTTCGATCATTCCTCGTGGCCGCGCCCTAGGCGTCACGTTGTCAACGCCTGAAGCCGACAAGTACGGATATGACAAGACTTACTTGCGCGGGCGCATCATCGGTGCCCTTGGTGGTATGGCTGCTGAGGAAGAAGTCCTGGGAGTCGTCACAACCGGCGCGGAATCCGATCTTCAAACCGCAACCGCAATTGCCCGGCAGATGTTTGGGCGATGGGGTATGTCTGACCGCATTGGGCCTGTCCAGGTCTATCCCCGTGAGGGCGATCCGCGTTCGCAGGGAGTATCCGACCAACTGCTCTCGGCAGTAGACGAAGAGGTCCGTGATCTTCTAACTGATTGCTATGCCGAAGCTCGGCGGCTGCTGCGCGAACATCACGAGCAGCACAAGGCACTGGTAGATGCACTTCTTGAACACGAGACTCTCGATGAGACCGATGCCTACCGCATTGTGGGTATCGAGCGAGAGCCAGAACCGGAGAGCATCCTAGCGGGTTCCACTATTTCTCGAAACGCTGTGCAGACTGGTGAAGCTCAGGATCTCTCCCACGAGCCTCAGGTCCCGGGCCAGCCAGACGGCTACCAGCCGTACCCTCGGCAGGGCGGCTATCCCCAACAAGGCAGCCAACAACCTCAGTATCCACAGGCACCCCAGCAGGGCGGATTTGCTCCGTACCCTCAGCAGGGCGGCTATCCCCAACAAGGCAGCCAACAGCCTCAGTATCCACAGGCACCCCAGCAGGGCGGATTTGCTCCGTACCCTCAGCAGGGCGGCTATCCCGCATATCCCCAGCCAAGTGGATATCCACCGCACCCGCAGCAGGGCAACTACCCTCAACAGGGAGGTCAGCCGGGTTATCCGCCATATCCACAACAGAATTTCCCAACGGGTGATGACCAGCAGAACCCCGGAAACCGCCGCCAATGA
- a CDS encoding TerC/Alx family metal homeostasis membrane protein: MLQLLSSSVLSAPAAPDSPDMHVYGWEWAALAVIVVGLITVDLVGHVRKPHEPTMKEATKWLLFYIALAIMFGVYTVFRHSPEFGLEFFSTYFTEYSLSIDNIFIFIIIIASFRIPRAYQQKVLLYGIIIALVLRLVFILLGAALLEKFSWLFFLFAAFLLWTAYSQIKEGTSSEKTGDPDEYEPNAVTRFTQRVFRVTDGFVGDKLLLRRESKTYITPFLLCIISIGSADLMFALDSIPASFGLTSQPFIIFAANAFALMGLRQLFFLVDGLLDKLIYLHFGLAAILGFIGIKLLLEAFHGQDLLHQIPGIPPLVSLAVIVVIMVATVILSLIGAKRAAAKEPRETK; the protein is encoded by the coding sequence ATGCTCCAATTGCTCTCCTCGAGCGTCCTGTCCGCACCAGCTGCACCTGACTCGCCTGACATGCATGTCTACGGCTGGGAATGGGCTGCATTGGCTGTGATCGTGGTTGGACTCATCACAGTGGACCTCGTGGGTCACGTTCGCAAGCCGCATGAACCCACAATGAAAGAAGCTACAAAGTGGCTTCTGTTCTACATTGCGCTAGCAATCATGTTTGGCGTGTACACCGTATTCCGGCACTCGCCAGAGTTTGGGCTGGAGTTCTTCTCCACGTACTTCACTGAGTACTCGTTGTCCATTGACAACATCTTCATATTCATCATCATCATTGCGTCATTCAGGATCCCTCGCGCGTATCAGCAGAAGGTTCTGCTTTACGGAATCATCATCGCGTTGGTGCTTCGTTTGGTGTTCATCCTTCTCGGTGCTGCTTTACTCGAGAAGTTCTCATGGCTCTTCTTCCTCTTCGCGGCCTTCTTGTTGTGGACGGCTTACTCGCAGATTAAGGAAGGAACTTCCTCAGAGAAGACGGGCGACCCAGACGAATACGAACCAAATGCAGTCACTCGGTTCACACAGAGGGTCTTCCGCGTTACGGATGGTTTTGTGGGTGACAAGCTGCTGCTTCGCCGCGAGTCAAAGACGTACATTACGCCGTTCTTGCTGTGCATCATCTCGATTGGCTCTGCGGACCTGATGTTCGCGCTTGATTCGATCCCGGCATCATTTGGCCTGACGAGTCAGCCGTTCATTATCTTCGCCGCGAACGCATTCGCGCTCATGGGCTTGCGCCAGCTTTTCTTCCTCGTAGATGGCCTGCTAGACAAGCTCATCTACCTGCATTTCGGGCTTGCTGCGATCTTGGGCTTCATCGGTATCAAACTGCTGCTTGAAGCCTTCCACGGGCAAGATCTGTTGCACCAGATTCCAGGCATTCCTCCGCTTGTTTCTTTGGCAGTGATCGTGGTGATTATGGTCGCTACGGTGATTCTTTCACTGATCGGCGCAAAGCGTGCTGCCGCCAAAGAGCCTCGCGAGACCAAGTAG
- the uvrA gene encoding excinuclease ABC subunit UvrA, with the protein MSHVSDHIHIQGAREHNLQNVSIDIPRDELIVFTGLSGSGKSSLAFDTIFAEGQRRYVESLSSYARQFLGQMDKPDVDFIEGLSPAVSIDQKSTNRNPRSTVGTVTEVYDYLRLLFARAGVQYCPVCGEAIQAQSAEQIVDRVEKLEEGTRFQILAPVLRGRKGEYQDVFVELAAQGFTRARVDGEVVRLDDPPKLEKKLRHNIDVVVDRLVAKDGIRTRLTDSIETALRLADGIVVLEFVDLDDDDPGRQRRYSEKRSCPNDHPLALEEIEPRTFSFNAPYGACPDCDGLGSKLEVDAELVVPDETLTLREGAIAPWTSHQDFFTRQLEALGEELGFDVDTPWKKLPKKFRDAILRGRDYKVKVTYRNRWGRERIYATGFEGALSYVMRKHDETESDWSKERYEGYMRNVPCSTCGGARLRPEVLAVRIDGLNINDLCQLSISDAKSFLDSVTLNARQAAIAAQVLKEIRLRLGFLVDVGLNYLSLARGAASLSGGEAQRIRLATQIGSGLVGVLYVLDEPSIGLHQRDNERLIATLTKLRDLGNTLIVVEHDEDTIRTADWVVDIGPGAGELGGEVVYSGPVAGLEKAERSITGQYLSGKRKIMVPAERRPIDRNLQIKVAGARENNLQNVTVKFPRACFVAVSGVSGSGKSTLVNQILYQSLANQLNRAHTVPGRHKSVTGIEELDKVVHVDQSPIGRTPRSNPATYTGVWDKIRSLFAQTQEAKVRGYGPGRFSFNVKGGRCESCKGDGTIKIEMNFLPDVYVPCEVCHGARYNRETLEVKYRGKSVSDVLHMNIHEAREFFEPIQSITRFLATLESVGLGYVQLGQAATTLSGGEAQRVKLASELHRRSSGRTVYILDEPTTGLHFEDIRKLLEVLQSLVDKGNTVIVIEHNLDVIKCADWIIDMGPEGGAGGGTVVAEGTPEHVAQVNESYTGQFLAPLLAR; encoded by the coding sequence ATGTCCCACGTGAGTGACCACATCCATATTCAAGGCGCCCGGGAACACAATCTTCAGAATGTTTCCATCGACATCCCGCGTGACGAACTGATCGTCTTTACCGGTCTATCCGGATCAGGCAAATCCTCCCTAGCATTTGACACGATTTTCGCCGAAGGTCAACGCCGGTACGTGGAGTCACTCAGCTCATATGCGCGGCAGTTCCTCGGTCAGATGGACAAGCCTGATGTGGACTTCATCGAAGGCCTTTCGCCGGCCGTTTCAATCGATCAGAAGTCCACTAACCGCAACCCTCGGTCGACTGTGGGAACAGTGACCGAGGTCTATGACTATTTGCGATTGCTGTTCGCGAGGGCTGGCGTTCAGTACTGCCCGGTGTGTGGCGAAGCCATTCAGGCCCAGAGTGCAGAGCAGATTGTGGATAGAGTCGAGAAGCTCGAAGAAGGAACTCGGTTCCAGATTCTGGCTCCGGTTCTTCGTGGCCGCAAGGGCGAGTATCAAGACGTGTTTGTCGAACTCGCGGCGCAAGGGTTCACACGAGCTAGGGTCGACGGCGAGGTCGTGCGTCTCGATGATCCTCCTAAACTTGAAAAGAAGCTGCGCCACAACATCGACGTCGTCGTTGATCGTCTTGTGGCAAAGGACGGGATTCGTACGCGTTTGACCGACTCTATTGAGACGGCGCTACGTTTGGCGGACGGAATTGTTGTTCTCGAGTTCGTGGATCTGGATGATGATGATCCCGGGCGTCAGAGGCGCTATTCGGAGAAGCGGTCTTGCCCCAATGATCATCCTCTTGCGCTTGAAGAAATCGAACCCAGAACGTTCTCATTCAATGCTCCATATGGTGCTTGCCCGGACTGTGATGGGCTGGGTTCCAAGCTCGAAGTGGACGCGGAGCTTGTGGTCCCAGATGAGACGCTCACTCTTCGTGAAGGCGCGATTGCTCCGTGGACCAGTCATCAAGACTTCTTCACCCGGCAACTTGAGGCGCTTGGCGAAGAACTCGGCTTCGATGTTGATACGCCGTGGAAGAAGCTCCCAAAGAAGTTCCGCGATGCCATCTTGCGGGGTCGGGACTACAAGGTGAAGGTGACATATCGGAACAGGTGGGGTAGAGAACGCATTTACGCCACTGGGTTTGAGGGAGCTCTCTCATATGTCATGCGCAAGCACGATGAAACCGAATCGGATTGGTCCAAAGAACGCTACGAAGGCTACATGCGTAATGTGCCGTGTAGCACCTGCGGGGGAGCCCGGCTGCGGCCGGAAGTGCTTGCTGTGCGCATTGATGGCCTTAACATCAATGATCTGTGCCAGCTCTCCATTTCGGATGCAAAGAGCTTTCTTGACAGCGTCACGCTGAACGCACGTCAAGCAGCAATCGCCGCGCAAGTCCTCAAAGAGATCCGCCTTCGGCTCGGTTTCCTCGTTGATGTGGGCCTCAACTACTTATCGCTGGCTCGTGGCGCAGCATCACTCTCGGGAGGCGAAGCACAACGCATCCGCCTCGCAACTCAGATAGGTTCAGGGCTCGTCGGCGTTCTGTACGTACTTGATGAACCTTCTATTGGTTTGCATCAGCGCGACAACGAACGCCTCATCGCCACTCTTACAAAGCTACGCGACCTCGGAAACACACTCATTGTGGTCGAACATGATGAGGATACGATCCGAACTGCGGATTGGGTGGTGGATATTGGCCCGGGCGCCGGTGAACTGGGAGGCGAGGTCGTGTACTCCGGACCTGTGGCTGGTCTTGAAAAGGCCGAGCGTTCGATCACGGGCCAGTACCTTTCTGGAAAGCGAAAGATCATGGTGCCTGCCGAGCGCCGTCCGATCGATCGCAACCTGCAGATCAAGGTTGCGGGTGCCCGCGAAAACAACCTGCAGAACGTCACTGTGAAGTTCCCACGGGCATGCTTTGTGGCCGTTTCAGGTGTCTCCGGTTCTGGCAAATCCACGTTGGTTAACCAGATTCTGTATCAGTCTCTGGCAAACCAGCTCAATCGCGCGCACACGGTTCCCGGACGCCACAAATCTGTTACCGGGATCGAAGAACTCGACAAAGTCGTTCATGTGGACCAGTCGCCTATCGGGAGAACTCCGCGATCGAATCCCGCCACATACACGGGTGTGTGGGACAAGATCCGTTCCCTTTTTGCTCAAACGCAGGAAGCAAAAGTCCGTGGTTACGGTCCCGGGCGATTCTCGTTCAACGTCAAGGGTGGGCGGTGCGAGTCTTGTAAGGGCGATGGCACGATCAAGATCGAGATGAACTTCTTGCCAGATGTGTACGTTCCGTGCGAGGTTTGCCATGGGGCGCGGTACAACCGTGAGACCCTCGAGGTGAAGTATCGCGGGAAGTCTGTCTCTGACGTCCTTCATATGAATATCCATGAAGCACGCGAGTTCTTCGAACCGATTCAGTCCATCACTCGTTTCCTCGCAACTCTTGAATCTGTTGGGCTTGGATATGTGCAACTTGGGCAGGCCGCAACCACGCTTTCGGGTGGCGAGGCCCAACGTGTCAAGTTGGCTTCCGAACTGCACCGGCGCTCATCGGGTAGAACCGTTTACATTCTGGATGAGCCCACCACCGGACTGCACTTTGAGGACATCCGTAAGCTGCTTGAGGTTCTCCAGTCTTTGGTAGATAAAGGCAACACGGTGATCGTCATCGAGCACAACCTTGACGTTATTAAGTGCGCAGACTGGATTATCGACATGGGCCCCGAGGGTGGCGCCGGAGGAGGAACAGTTGTGGCTGAGGGCACTCCTGAACATGTTGCGCAGGTGAACGAATCGTACACGGGGCAGTTCCTTGCCCCGCTTCTGGCGAGGTAA